In the Piscinibacter sp. XHJ-5 genome, one interval contains:
- the folK gene encoding 2-amino-4-hydroxy-6-hydroxymethyldihydropteridine diphosphokinase has protein sequence MAEPDTLVAISLGANLGDALDTLSQALQALARLPQSTWVAASPTYRTAPIDAVGPDFFNAVALLRTRLAPAELLAQLHRIEQQHGRQRSVRNAPRTLDLDLLLYGDERVATPTLTVPHPRLHQRAFVLRPLADVWPDAAIPGLGTVDDWLPTVADQRIEKLEP, from the coding sequence ATGGCTGAGCCCGACACGCTCGTCGCTATCAGCCTGGGTGCCAACCTGGGCGACGCGCTCGACACGCTGTCGCAGGCGCTGCAGGCCCTGGCGAGGCTGCCCCAGTCCACGTGGGTGGCCGCATCGCCCACGTACCGCACCGCGCCGATCGACGCCGTCGGCCCCGACTTCTTCAACGCGGTTGCTCTGCTGCGCACGCGCCTGGCACCGGCGGAACTGCTCGCCCAACTGCATCGCATCGAGCAACAGCATGGCCGCCAGCGCAGCGTGCGCAACGCCCCACGCACGCTCGACCTCGACCTGCTGCTGTATGGCGACGAGCGCGTCGCGACGCCGACGCTCACGGTGCCGCACCCGCGGCTGCACCAGCGTGCCTTCGTGCTGCGGCCGCTCGCCGACGTCTGGCCCGATGCGGCCATCCCAGGGCTCGGCACGGTCGACGACTGGCTGCCCACGGTGGCCGACCAGCGCATCGAGAAGCTGGAGCCCTGA
- the murJ gene encoding murein biosynthesis integral membrane protein MurJ, whose translation MNLLRTASTVSLFTLASRITGLVRETLVAAAFGATAWADAYQVAFRIPNLLRRLFAEGAFSQAFVPILAQTRTREGDEVTRRLVDAVATVLFWALLVTCAIGIVGAPVIVWLMGSGLKQFDGAVVMTRWMFPYIACMSLVALSAGVLNTWKRFAVPAATPVLLNVAVIASAWLLVPAFARWGIEPAYALAVGVMIGGVLQLAIQLPALARVGCLPRIGMGPAAIVGAWRHPGVHRVLQQMAPALLGVSVAQLSLIINTQIATHIGVGAVSWLTWADRLMEFPTALLGVALGVVLLPQLASAQARDDSAAYSGMLDWGLRLALLLSLPCAVALLVFPKALIAVLYHYGAVTGRDVQQAVYALMGYGVGLLGLIGVKVLAPGFYARQDIRTPVKIAVVVLILTQAMNALFVPFIAHAGLALSIGLGATLNAGWLLVGLRRRGSYVPAPGWMGFSLRVVAASAVMGAALAWAAWRIDWIALGEQRLLRIGLMAACLAGAALLYFGTLLATGLKLREFARRG comes from the coding sequence ATGAACCTGCTGAGGACCGCCTCCACTGTTTCCCTGTTCACGCTCGCCTCGCGCATCACCGGCTTGGTGCGCGAGACGCTGGTCGCCGCCGCCTTTGGCGCCACCGCCTGGGCCGACGCCTACCAGGTTGCCTTTCGGATTCCCAACCTGCTGCGCCGGCTCTTCGCCGAAGGCGCGTTCTCGCAGGCCTTCGTTCCGATCCTCGCGCAGACGCGCACCCGCGAAGGCGACGAGGTCACGCGCCGCCTGGTCGATGCGGTCGCGACGGTGCTGTTCTGGGCGCTGCTGGTCACCTGTGCGATCGGCATCGTGGGGGCGCCGGTCATCGTCTGGCTCATGGGGTCCGGGCTGAAGCAGTTCGATGGCGCGGTGGTGATGACGCGCTGGATGTTCCCGTACATCGCCTGCATGTCGCTGGTGGCGTTGTCGGCGGGCGTGCTCAACACCTGGAAGCGCTTCGCGGTGCCGGCGGCGACGCCCGTCCTGCTCAACGTGGCCGTGATCGCCTCGGCGTGGCTGCTCGTGCCGGCCTTCGCGCGCTGGGGCATCGAGCCGGCGTACGCGCTGGCCGTCGGCGTGATGATCGGCGGCGTTCTGCAGCTCGCGATCCAGCTCCCGGCGCTGGCGCGCGTCGGGTGCCTGCCTCGCATCGGCATGGGGCCGGCCGCCATCGTGGGGGCGTGGCGGCATCCGGGGGTGCACCGCGTGCTGCAGCAGATGGCGCCGGCGCTTCTCGGCGTGTCGGTGGCGCAGCTCTCGCTGATCATCAACACGCAGATTGCCACCCACATCGGCGTCGGCGCCGTGTCGTGGCTGACCTGGGCCGATCGCCTGATGGAGTTCCCGACCGCCCTGCTCGGCGTCGCGCTGGGCGTCGTGCTGCTGCCCCAGCTGGCATCCGCTCAGGCGCGCGACGACAGCGCCGCCTACTCCGGCATGCTGGACTGGGGGCTGCGCCTGGCGCTGCTGCTGTCGTTGCCGTGCGCCGTCGCGCTGCTCGTCTTTCCGAAGGCGCTGATTGCAGTGCTGTACCACTACGGTGCGGTCACCGGCCGCGACGTGCAGCAAGCGGTCTATGCGCTGATGGGCTACGGCGTCGGCCTGCTCGGGCTGATCGGCGTGAAAGTGCTGGCACCGGGCTTCTACGCAAGGCAGGACATCCGCACGCCGGTCAAGATTGCCGTCGTGGTGCTCATCCTGACGCAGGCGATGAATGCGCTGTTCGTCCCCTTCATCGCCCATGCGGGGCTGGCGTTGTCGATCGGCCTGGGCGCGACGCTGAACGCCGGCTGGCTGCTGGTGGGATTGCGGCGGCGCGGCAGCTACGTGCCCGCGCCGGGCTGGATGGGGTTCTCGCTGCGGGTCGTCGCGGCCAGCGCCGTCATGGGCGCGGCACTCGCTTGGGCCGCCTGGCGCATCGACTGGATCGCGCTGGGGGAACAGCGTTTGCTCCGCATCGGCTTGATGGCTGCCTGCCTGGCTGGTGCCGCACTCCTGTACTTCGGCACCCTCCTGGCGACAGGATTGAAGCTACGGGAGTTTGCCCGCCGCGGCTAA
- the hda gene encoding DnaA regulatory inactivator Hda, whose protein sequence is MKQIPLALAFDATRTFDTFVPGANTMALEHLRSLHATSAPVYLWGPSGSGKTHLLQALAQRVQQQGGQVGWFAAGDAPPWPIDEGRALIVFDACDRFDADQQQAAFALFVDATTRGIPVAAAGRLPPVDLPLRDDLRTRLGWGHVLAIQPLSEAESRAALRREADRRGLFLSDEVMDYLLTRFSRDLKHLMDLFDRLDEFALANKRAITVPLLKRMLSEEGSR, encoded by the coding sequence ATGAAGCAGATCCCGCTGGCACTGGCCTTCGATGCCACGCGCACCTTCGACACCTTCGTGCCGGGCGCGAACACGATGGCGCTGGAGCATCTGCGCTCGCTGCATGCGACATCGGCGCCGGTGTACCTGTGGGGCCCGTCCGGCAGCGGCAAGACGCACCTGCTGCAGGCACTCGCCCAGCGCGTCCAGCAGCAAGGCGGGCAGGTCGGCTGGTTCGCCGCCGGCGATGCGCCGCCCTGGCCCATCGACGAGGGCCGCGCACTGATCGTCTTCGATGCCTGCGACCGCTTCGACGCCGACCAGCAGCAGGCTGCCTTCGCGCTGTTCGTCGACGCCACCACGCGCGGCATCCCGGTCGCCGCGGCCGGCCGCCTCCCGCCGGTGGACCTGCCCTTGCGCGACGACCTGCGCACGCGCCTGGGCTGGGGTCACGTGCTCGCGATCCAGCCGCTCTCCGAGGCGGAGAGCCGCGCAGCGCTGCGCCGCGAGGCCGACCGCCGCGGCCTGTTCCTCTCCGACGAGGTGATGGACTACCTGCTGACGCGCTTCTCGCGCGACCTCAAGCACCTGATGGATCTGTTCGACCGCCTCGACGAATTCGCGCTCGCCAACAAGCGAGCCATCACCGTTCCGCTGCTCAAGCGCATGCTGTCCGAAGAAGGCTCCCGATGA
- the rpsT gene encoding 30S ribosomal protein S20, producing the protein MATSSKAKKKTVRIASGRKRARQDVKLNAANTALRSKFRTVVKNVQKAVAAGDKSKATEIFKSAQSVIDSVADKGIFHKNKAARHKSRLSAKIKALAA; encoded by the coding sequence ATGGCCACCTCTTCCAAAGCCAAGAAAAAGACCGTTCGCATCGCGTCGGGCCGCAAGCGCGCGCGCCAGGACGTCAAGCTGAACGCCGCCAACACGGCGCTGCGCTCCAAGTTCCGCACCGTCGTCAAGAACGTGCAGAAGGCCGTTGCCGCCGGCGACAAGTCCAAGGCCACCGAAATCTTCAAGTCCGCCCAGAGCGTCATCGACTCCGTGGCCGACAAGGGCATCTTCCACAAGAACAAGGCAGCGCGGCACAAGAGCCGCCTGTCGGCCAAGATCAAGGCACTCGCCGCCTGA
- the pcnB gene encoding polynucleotide adenylyltransferase PcnB produces MIKKFLDKLMGKAPANGTKAHPKGKRVEVPKEEHLIDLTLVDERAVKVVQTLADAGFEAYIVGGAVRDLLLGLRPKDFDVATNATPEEVKALFRRAFIIGRRFRIVHVVFGRGRDHEVIEVSTFRAMMDSAAADQVSGNEKTSKSDLAGKTHVIDAEGRVLRDNVWGPQIEDAARRDFTVNAMYYDPRREIVVDYHGGIKDAKKKLLRMIGDPETRYREDPVRIIRVVRFAAKLGFEIEPKTRAPIQAMAALLENVPQSRLFDEMIKLLQTGHSLASLEELRKQGLHRGVFPVLDVVLDEAHRHDGREKFIQLALADTDRRVAENKPVAPSFMLASMLWHDVLDGWQRLRNKGEPPFPALQQAIDAVFDARIGDISGRGKLGADMREIWMMQPRFERRVGNAPFTLVEQPRFRAGFDFLRLRADAGEIDPTLAEWWEDFSLGDDEERRALVEAAREQDHAKRVVGGGAAAAATGSADPAKKRRRRRRKPAGSSGEAAASPSAEEPLP; encoded by the coding sequence ATGATCAAGAAGTTTCTCGACAAGCTGATGGGCAAGGCGCCGGCCAACGGCACCAAGGCGCATCCCAAGGGCAAGCGCGTGGAGGTGCCGAAGGAGGAGCACCTCATCGATCTCACGTTGGTCGACGAGCGCGCCGTGAAGGTCGTGCAGACGCTCGCCGATGCCGGCTTCGAGGCTTACATCGTCGGCGGCGCAGTGCGCGACCTGCTGCTCGGACTGCGCCCCAAGGACTTCGACGTGGCGACCAACGCCACGCCCGAGGAGGTGAAGGCGCTGTTCCGGCGCGCCTTCATCATCGGGCGGCGCTTTCGCATCGTGCACGTCGTGTTCGGCCGGGGCCGCGACCACGAGGTGATCGAAGTCTCCACATTCCGCGCGATGATGGATTCGGCTGCCGCCGATCAGGTGAGCGGCAACGAAAAGACCTCGAAGAGCGACCTGGCCGGCAAGACGCACGTGATCGATGCCGAAGGCCGCGTGCTGCGCGACAACGTATGGGGCCCGCAGATCGAGGACGCCGCGCGGCGCGACTTCACCGTCAATGCGATGTACTACGACCCGCGCCGCGAGATCGTCGTCGACTACCACGGCGGCATCAAGGACGCGAAGAAGAAGCTGCTGCGCATGATCGGCGATCCGGAGACCCGGTACCGCGAAGACCCGGTGCGCATCATCCGCGTCGTGCGCTTCGCCGCCAAGCTGGGCTTCGAGATCGAGCCCAAGACGCGCGCGCCCATTCAAGCGATGGCCGCGCTGCTCGAGAACGTGCCGCAGTCGAGGCTGTTCGACGAGATGATCAAGCTGTTGCAGACCGGCCACTCGCTGGCCAGCCTCGAAGAGCTGCGCAAGCAGGGCCTGCACCGCGGCGTGTTCCCCGTCCTGGACGTGGTCCTCGACGAGGCGCACCGCCATGACGGCCGCGAGAAGTTCATCCAGCTCGCGCTGGCGGACACCGACCGGCGCGTGGCCGAGAACAAGCCGGTGGCGCCCAGCTTCATGCTGGCCAGCATGCTGTGGCACGACGTGCTCGACGGCTGGCAGAGGCTGCGCAACAAGGGCGAGCCACCGTTTCCGGCGCTGCAGCAAGCCATCGATGCGGTGTTCGATGCCCGCATCGGCGACATCTCCGGCCGCGGCAAGCTGGGTGCGGACATGCGCGAGATCTGGATGATGCAGCCGCGCTTCGAGCGGCGCGTCGGCAATGCGCCGTTCACGCTGGTCGAGCAGCCGCGCTTTCGCGCCGGCTTCGACTTCCTGCGCCTGCGCGCCGACGCCGGCGAGATCGATCCCACGCTCGCCGAGTGGTGGGAAGACTTCTCGCTCGGCGATGACGAGGAGCGGCGCGCGCTGGTCGAGGCCGCGCGTGAGCAGGATCATGCAAAGCGCGTCGTGGGTGGCGGCGCGGCTGCAGCGGCGACAGGTTCCGCCGATCCGGCAAAGAAACGCCGCCGCCGTCGTCGCAAGCCGGCGGGCAGCAGCGGCGAGGCCGCCGCCTCGCCGAGCGCCGAAGAACCGTTGCCGTGA
- a CDS encoding serine hydrolase domain-containing protein, whose product MSRLPDFERCNPKAAGLDPLRLERITQALQQRIDEGRLPGSQVVIVRHGALGCFESLGRLDPSRDTPMPADAIFRIYSMTKPIVAVATMMLVEQGRLSLSHPVSRFVPEFADVRVGEAQEAPRQPMTVHDLLRHTAGLSYEFFVPEPLRKRYAEANLGARERSNAEFARTLAALPLAYQPGSIFDYSRATDLLGRVVEVVSGQTLGEHLRQTVLEPLGMRDTGFHVPAERHHRIAEPFAHDPDSGEPVSVLDVRRPYPFEGGGGALVSTAIDYARFLQMMLDEGALDDVRLLGRKTVQWMVSDHLGDLPRTANIAFPGYGMGLGFAVRTHAGMATLAGSVGDYGWSGAAGTHFFVDPAERLFALLMVQAPGLHDELGGLFRNLVYAALDG is encoded by the coding sequence GTGAGCAGGCTGCCCGACTTCGAGCGCTGCAACCCGAAGGCTGCCGGGCTCGATCCGCTGCGGCTCGAGCGCATCACGCAGGCGCTGCAGCAGCGCATCGATGAAGGCCGGCTGCCCGGCTCGCAGGTGGTCATCGTGCGTCACGGCGCGCTCGGCTGCTTCGAGTCGCTCGGGCGCCTCGATCCCTCGCGTGACACGCCGATGCCGGCTGACGCGATCTTCCGCATCTATTCGATGACCAAGCCCATCGTGGCCGTGGCCACGATGATGCTGGTGGAGCAGGGCCGCCTGTCGCTGTCGCATCCCGTGTCTCGCTTCGTGCCCGAGTTCGCCGACGTGCGTGTCGGCGAGGCGCAGGAAGCTCCGAGACAGCCGATGACGGTGCACGATCTGCTGCGCCACACCGCCGGGCTGAGCTACGAATTCTTCGTGCCGGAGCCGCTGCGCAAGCGCTACGCCGAGGCGAACCTGGGGGCGCGTGAGCGCAGCAACGCCGAGTTCGCCCGCACGCTGGCCGCGCTCCCGCTGGCGTACCAGCCGGGCAGCATCTTCGACTACAGCCGCGCCACCGACCTGCTTGGGCGAGTGGTGGAGGTGGTGAGCGGCCAGACGCTCGGCGAGCACCTGCGGCAGACGGTGCTGGAGCCGCTCGGCATGCGCGACACCGGCTTTCACGTGCCCGCCGAACGGCACCACCGCATCGCCGAGCCTTTCGCGCACGATCCGGACAGCGGCGAGCCGGTCAGTGTCCTGGACGTCCGGCGCCCATACCCCTTCGAAGGCGGCGGCGGGGCACTCGTGTCGACGGCCATCGACTACGCGCGCTTCCTGCAGATGATGCTCGACGAAGGTGCGCTCGACGATGTGCGCCTGCTCGGACGCAAGACGGTGCAATGGATGGTCAGCGACCACCTGGGCGACCTGCCGCGCACCGCCAACATCGCCTTTCCCGGCTACGGCATGGGACTCGGGTTCGCGGTGCGCACCCACGCGGGCATGGCGACGCTGGCCGGCTCGGTGGGCGACTACGGCTGGTCGGGGGCCGCCGGCACGCACTTCTTCGTCGATCCTGCCGAGCGCCTGTTCGCCTTGCTGATGGTGCAGGCGCCCGGCCTGCACGACGAGCTGGGCGGCCTCTTCCGCAACCTGGTCTACGCAGCGCTGGATGGCTGA
- a CDS encoding deoxynucleoside kinase: MAGLLERFRHIAIEGPIGVGKSSLARKLGAHLGADLLLEKPQDNPFLGRFYDDTAGYAFQTQLFFLFQRVRQMQQLAQPGMFARGVVSDFLFDKDALFARLNLSDDEYRQYATLHAQVAPQVPEPDLVVWLQAAPATLLQRIRRRGIAMEQHIGDEYLQRLCDAYVEHFHAYAGAPVFTVVTEHFNPLERPADFALLIERLAAFEGPRGVLDPGAADTLATP; encoded by the coding sequence ATGGCAGGGCTGCTCGAGCGCTTCCGGCACATCGCCATCGAAGGCCCGATCGGCGTCGGCAAGAGCTCGCTGGCGCGCAAGCTTGGGGCGCACCTCGGCGCCGATCTGTTGCTGGAGAAGCCCCAGGACAACCCTTTCCTCGGCCGCTTCTACGACGATACGGCCGGGTATGCCTTCCAGACGCAGCTCTTTTTCCTGTTCCAGCGCGTTCGGCAGATGCAGCAGCTCGCGCAGCCGGGCATGTTCGCGCGGGGCGTGGTCAGCGACTTTCTGTTCGACAAGGATGCGCTGTTCGCTCGACTGAACCTGAGCGATGACGAATACCGGCAGTACGCGACGCTGCACGCCCAGGTCGCGCCGCAGGTGCCCGAGCCCGATCTCGTCGTCTGGCTCCAGGCCGCGCCGGCAACGCTGCTGCAACGCATCCGAAGGCGCGGCATCGCGATGGAGCAGCACATCGGTGACGAGTATCTGCAACGCCTGTGCGATGCCTATGTCGAGCATTTCCACGCCTATGCCGGTGCGCCGGTCTTCACGGTCGTCACCGAGCACTTCAATCCGCTGGAACGGCCAGCCGACTTCGCGCTGCTGATCGAGCGGCTCGCTGCGTTCGAAGGACCGCGAGGGGTGCTGGATCCCGGGGCAGCAGACACGCTGGCGACGCCCTGA
- a CDS encoding DUF47 domain-containing protein, translated as MLFGKLLPREGNFFELFNQHGDRIVEGARAFILLIENYADLSLRDKYANDVGNAERQADRITAEVNRLLHKTFITPIDREQIHGLINGMDDILDLLQDATETMSLYDVRAMNEDILRLGDLSAKCCERVQHAITLLPKISEHATAEAAIKTCEEIDKLESDADRVMRAAMSRLFREETDVRELIKLKTIYEQLESISDRCEDVANLIEGVVLENS; from the coding sequence ATGCTGTTTGGCAAGCTGTTGCCGCGCGAAGGCAATTTCTTCGAGTTGTTCAACCAGCACGGAGACCGCATCGTGGAAGGCGCGCGGGCCTTCATCCTCCTGATCGAGAACTACGCCGACCTCAGCCTGCGCGACAAGTACGCCAACGACGTGGGCAACGCCGAGCGGCAGGCCGACCGAATCACCGCCGAGGTGAACCGGTTGCTGCACAAGACTTTCATCACGCCGATCGACCGCGAGCAGATCCACGGCCTGATCAACGGCATGGACGACATCCTCGATCTGCTGCAGGACGCGACCGAGACGATGTCGCTGTACGACGTGCGGGCGATGAACGAAGACATCCTGCGCCTGGGTGACCTGAGCGCCAAGTGCTGCGAGCGCGTGCAGCACGCCATCACGCTGCTGCCCAAGATCAGTGAGCACGCGACCGCCGAGGCCGCGATCAAGACCTGCGAGGAAATCGACAAGCTCGAGTCGGACGCCGACCGTGTGATGCGCGCGGCAATGTCGCGCCTGTTCCGCGAGGAGACCGACGTCCGCGAGCTCATCAAGCTGAAGACGATCTACGAGCAGCTCGAGTCGATCTCCGACCGCTGCGAGGACGTGGCGAATCTGATCGAGGGCGTGGTCCTCGAGAACTCGTGA
- a CDS encoding HAD family hydrolase, translating to MTPRRLCLFDLDETLIPLDSDHAWGEFIIRLGWVDEREFRRRNDEFFAAYKAGRLDVHAYIAFVTEPLRVRPAHEAAAAHERFMHEVIAPQMKDSARALVRAHLDEGDLLALVTATNEFVTAPIARAFGIGHLIAIRLERDGTGTITGRIDGVPSYREGKVTRVEQWLAEQGAHWADFERTTVYSDSPNDLPLLERATHPVATNPSPALEAIARDRGWRILNLFT from the coding sequence ATGACCCCGCGCCGCCTTTGTCTGTTCGACCTCGACGAGACGCTGATCCCGCTCGACTCCGACCACGCCTGGGGCGAATTCATCATCCGCCTCGGCTGGGTCGACGAGCGCGAGTTTCGCCGCCGCAACGACGAGTTCTTCGCCGCCTACAAGGCAGGCAGGCTCGACGTCCATGCCTACATCGCCTTCGTGACCGAGCCGCTGCGCGTGCGTCCGGCGCACGAGGCGGCGGCGGCGCACGAGCGCTTCATGCACGAAGTGATCGCGCCCCAGATGAAGGACAGCGCCCGCGCGCTCGTGCGCGCACACCTCGACGAGGGGGATCTGCTCGCCCTGGTCACCGCGACCAACGAGTTCGTCACCGCGCCGATCGCGCGTGCCTTCGGCATTGGCCACCTCATCGCGATCCGCCTCGAGCGCGACGGGACGGGTACCATCACGGGCCGCATCGACGGCGTGCCGAGCTATCGGGAGGGCAAGGTAACCCGGGTCGAGCAATGGCTGGCGGAGCAGGGCGCACACTGGGCCGATTTCGAGCGCACCACGGTCTACAGCGATTCGCCCAACGACCTGCCACTGCTGGAGCGCGCCACGCACCCGGTGGCGACCAATCCGTCGCCCGCGCTCGAGGCCATCGCCAGGGATAGAGGCTGGCGCATCCTGAATCTGTTCACATGA
- a CDS encoding tetratricopeptide repeat protein, translating into MSEPLQFEVPTALEYFSALVADDATLSLIEAAASIAQDEYPDLDTQSVLADVDAMADKLRRRIPADAVPVQRLRWLNRYFFQELGFAGNVNNYYDPRNSYLHTVLSTRRGIPITLAVLYIELATQIGLTARGVSFPGHFLIKLRMHTGKQHGEVVIDPFTGHSLSREELDELLGPYKRSHGLLGDFDAPLGLFLQAAPPRDVLARMLRNLKEIHRSSEDWPRLLSVQQRLVVLLPHAWEERRDRGLVLAEMGQYGQAVDDLTAYLEHRPDADDHAALEARVSELRDVGWPRLH; encoded by the coding sequence ATGTCCGAACCGCTGCAGTTCGAAGTGCCGACCGCACTGGAGTACTTCTCCGCGCTGGTGGCGGACGATGCCACGTTGTCGCTGATCGAAGCGGCGGCTTCCATCGCCCAGGACGAATACCCCGATCTCGACACCCAATCGGTGCTCGCCGACGTCGATGCAATGGCCGACAAGCTGCGCCGCCGCATCCCGGCCGATGCAGTGCCGGTGCAACGCCTGCGCTGGCTCAACCGCTACTTCTTCCAGGAACTGGGCTTTGCCGGCAACGTCAACAACTACTACGACCCGCGCAACAGTTACCTGCACACGGTGCTCAGCACGCGGCGCGGCATTCCGATCACGCTGGCGGTGCTTTACATCGAGCTCGCGACGCAGATCGGTCTCACCGCGCGCGGCGTGTCCTTCCCCGGCCATTTCCTGATCAAGCTGCGCATGCACACCGGCAAGCAGCACGGCGAGGTCGTCATCGATCCCTTCACCGGTCACTCGCTGTCGCGCGAAGAGCTCGACGAGCTGCTCGGACCCTACAAGCGCAGCCATGGCCTGCTCGGCGACTTCGATGCGCCGCTGGGACTGTTCCTGCAGGCCGCACCGCCACGCGACGTACTGGCGCGCATGCTCCGCAACCTGAAGGAGATCCACCGAAGCAGCGAGGATTGGCCGCGCCTGCTCTCGGTTCAGCAGCGCCTGGTCGTCCTGCTGCCGCATGCGTGGGAAGAGCGCCGCGACCGGGGCCTCGTGCTGGCCGAGATGGGCCAGTACGGCCAGGCCGTCGACGATCTCACCGCGTACCTCGAGCACCGTCCCGACGCCGACGACCATGCGGCGCTGGAGGCGCGGGTGTCCGAATTGCGCGACGTCGGCTGGCCGCGGCTGCACTGA
- a CDS encoding AI-2E family transporter, with amino-acid sequence MNLSSAQRRSLSWLALGLAALGVLWLLAPVLTPFLVGAVLAYALHPAVERLAARRVPRVLSVLLVEVTVIFVLVAVLLLVVPILSKELPLLREQIPLLADRLNRALTPWLAQFGVDVAFDIASIKAFVLKYLDANVEDWLATVLSSARIGGSIVLAVIGNAVLVPVVLFFLLMDWPSVVARVQSLVPPRMRPAFHDFMDECDLVLGQYLRGALLVMLSMAFFYSVGLGMFGFDLAVPIGVFTGLAMFIPYLGFGLGLMLALLAGVLQFASAYGVIAVAVVYGIGQMFEGFYLTPRLVGTRIGMSPLAVIFALLAFGHLFGFAGVLVALPASAVLVVAVGRLRGMYLQSRLYGSS; translated from the coding sequence ATGAACCTGTCCTCCGCACAACGCCGTTCACTCTCCTGGCTCGCGCTCGGGCTGGCGGCGCTGGGTGTGCTCTGGCTGCTGGCGCCTGTGCTCACCCCGTTCCTCGTGGGTGCGGTTCTCGCGTACGCCCTGCATCCGGCGGTCGAGCGCCTCGCCGCGCGCCGCGTGCCGCGCGTGCTGTCGGTGCTGCTGGTCGAGGTGACGGTCATCTTCGTGCTGGTCGCGGTGCTGTTGCTCGTCGTGCCCATCCTCTCGAAGGAACTGCCGTTGCTGCGCGAGCAGATCCCGCTGCTGGCCGATCGCCTCAACCGCGCGCTGACGCCGTGGCTGGCGCAGTTCGGCGTCGATGTCGCCTTCGACATCGCGAGCATCAAGGCCTTCGTGCTCAAGTACCTCGACGCAAACGTCGAGGACTGGCTCGCCACCGTGCTGAGCTCGGCGCGCATCGGCGGCAGCATCGTGCTGGCGGTCATCGGCAACGCGGTGCTGGTGCCGGTGGTGCTGTTCTTCCTGCTGATGGACTGGCCCAGCGTGGTCGCCCGCGTCCAGTCGCTGGTGCCGCCGCGCATGCGTCCGGCCTTCCACGACTTCATGGACGAGTGCGACCTGGTGCTCGGCCAGTACCTCCGCGGCGCGCTGCTGGTGATGCTCAGCATGGCGTTCTTCTACAGCGTCGGCCTGGGAATGTTCGGCTTCGACCTGGCGGTGCCGATCGGCGTCTTCACCGGCCTCGCGATGTTCATCCCCTACCTCGGCTTCGGCCTCGGGCTCATGCTGGCGCTGCTCGCGGGCGTGCTGCAGTTCGCCAGCGCCTATGGCGTCATCGCGGTGGCCGTCGTGTACGGCATCGGCCAGATGTTCGAGGGCTTCTATCTCACACCGCGGCTGGTCGGAACGCGCATCGGCATGAGTCCGCTTGCGGTCATCTTCGCGCTGCTGGCCTTCGGGCATCTGTTCGGCTTTGCCGGCGTGCTCGTCGCGCTGCCAGCCAGTGCGGTGCTGGTGGTCGCGGTGGGAAGGCTGCGCGGCATGTACCTGCAAAGCCGCTTGTACGGCAGCTCATGA
- a CDS encoding DUF3579 domain-containing protein, which produces MTDPTPRQVFIQGITRDGKTFRPSDWAERLCGAMSCFRPEGVRGGIGAFIGYSPYCVPRVINGVKCVIVNERLREIEPMAWDFVMNFARDNQLQHSDACLLPDAPEQPPRK; this is translated from the coding sequence ATGACCGACCCCACACCGCGCCAAGTCTTCATCCAGGGCATCACCCGGGACGGCAAGACCTTCCGGCCGAGCGATTGGGCCGAGCGGCTGTGCGGCGCGATGTCCTGCTTCCGGCCGGAAGGGGTGCGCGGCGGCATCGGCGCCTTCATCGGCTATTCGCCGTATTGCGTGCCGCGGGTGATCAACGGCGTGAAGTGCGTGATCGTCAACGAGAGACTGCGCGAGATAGAGCCCATGGCGTGGGACTTCGTGATGAACTTCGCCCGCGACAACCAGCTTCAGCACAGCGACGCCTGTCTGCTGCCGGACGCCCCCGAGCAGCCGCCCCGGAAATGA